In Carya illinoinensis cultivar Pawnee chromosome 7, C.illinoinensisPawnee_v1, whole genome shotgun sequence, the following are encoded in one genomic region:
- the LOC122315113 gene encoding uncharacterized protein LOC122315113 isoform X1, producing the protein MKLAMVSLQPALSPNGRKSIQEFENLSKKRKLTLEGSQEEQFFEKRSKRVSTNSILDIELHLETPLPLEWQRCLDIQSGQIHFYNTRTHKRTSRDPRRSPEPEPASPDENMSLELQLTLPYESLRKSQANDDNLIKRPALGSSTTDHHQLMESNAQVENKGLGGSARSTPSWLAFDIGDDQHEMVATVCTQCHMLVMLCKSSPSCPNCKFIHPPDQGTPTLFKRRCTLFC; encoded by the exons ATGAAGCTAGCTATGGTTTCCTTGCAACCAGCCCTTTCTCCTAACGGAAGGAAGTCGATCCAAGAGTTTGAGAACTTATCGAAGAAGAGAAAGTTAACTTTGGAAGGTTCCCAAGAAGAACAATTTTTCGAGAAACGATCAAAACGGGTAAGCACGAATTCCATACTTGATATCGAGCTACACCTCGAGACTCCATTACCTCTAGAGTGGCAACGATGCCTAGATATCCAG TCAGGTCAGATACACTTTTACAACACGAGGACCCATAAGAGGACGTCTAGGGATCCAAGGAGAAGCCCAGAGCCAGAGCCAGCCAGTCCAGACGAGAATATGAGCTTGGAGCTCCAGTTGACCCTACCCTACGAGTCGCTCAGAAAGAGCCAAGCGAACGACGACAATTTGATCAAGAGGCCCGCACTTGGTTCGAGTACTACTGATCATCATCAGTTAATGGAATCCAACGCACAAGTAGAGAATAAAGGCTTGGGAGGCTCCGCGCGTAGTACTCCATCGTGGTTGGCATTCGATATTGGGGATGATCAGCACGAGATGGTAGCAACTGTCTGCACGCAATGTCACATGTTAGTCATGCTGTGCAAGTCCTCTCCTTCTTGTCCTAACTGCAAATTCATTCACCCACCAGACCAGGGCACTCCAACCCTATTCAAGAGAAGGTGTACCCTCTTTTGCTAg
- the LOC122315113 gene encoding uncharacterized protein LOC122315113 isoform X2: MKLAMVSLQPALSPNGRKSIQEFENLSKKRKLTLEGSQEEQFFEKRSKRSGQIHFYNTRTHKRTSRDPRRSPEPEPASPDENMSLELQLTLPYESLRKSQANDDNLIKRPALGSSTTDHHQLMESNAQVENKGLGGSARSTPSWLAFDIGDDQHEMVATVCTQCHMLVMLCKSSPSCPNCKFIHPPDQGTPTLFKRRCTLFC; encoded by the exons ATGAAGCTAGCTATGGTTTCCTTGCAACCAGCCCTTTCTCCTAACGGAAGGAAGTCGATCCAAGAGTTTGAGAACTTATCGAAGAAGAGAAAGTTAACTTTGGAAGGTTCCCAAGAAGAACAATTTTTCGAGAAACGATCAAAACGG TCAGGTCAGATACACTTTTACAACACGAGGACCCATAAGAGGACGTCTAGGGATCCAAGGAGAAGCCCAGAGCCAGAGCCAGCCAGTCCAGACGAGAATATGAGCTTGGAGCTCCAGTTGACCCTACCCTACGAGTCGCTCAGAAAGAGCCAAGCGAACGACGACAATTTGATCAAGAGGCCCGCACTTGGTTCGAGTACTACTGATCATCATCAGTTAATGGAATCCAACGCACAAGTAGAGAATAAAGGCTTGGGAGGCTCCGCGCGTAGTACTCCATCGTGGTTGGCATTCGATATTGGGGATGATCAGCACGAGATGGTAGCAACTGTCTGCACGCAATGTCACATGTTAGTCATGCTGTGCAAGTCCTCTCCTTCTTGTCCTAACTGCAAATTCATTCACCCACCAGACCAGGGCACTCCAACCCTATTCAAGAGAAGGTGTACCCTCTTTTGCTAg